AATAACCTCAATAAAAGCCCGGATGTTCTCAGTTGGCACATTCTGGGGCATTCCGCCGCCACAGGACCAGATCATCCTGCTTTTATCCTGAACATCATTCCACATTTGCTCAGTCGCCGTTGCAATCTGTTCCGGCGTGCCGGTAGCCAGTACATCCCTTGGCGGTAAATTGCCCAGTAATGCGATCTCCGGCCCGGCCAGCCCCCGGATCTCATTGACGGGATGTTCAAAACTGAAATTGAAGAGGTTCACTCCTATCTCCTGTAAAAACGGCGTACTCACCAGTCCCTGTGCATCATTATGAAAAAACCTGACTTTATTTTCAAACGCATGGAAAATCGGAGTTAAATAAGGCACTACAAATTCCTTACACTCCGGCTCACCTACAAAACCGACAATATCATCCAATATGAAAATGCCGTCAATTGAAGGGAACGTCTCTTTCTGAAGCTGCAGCCAGTCGATGGTAAACTCAGTAATGATCTTTAAAAGCTGATGGGTCTCCTCGGGATTCATCATCATAGCCATCATAAATTCCGTAGTCCCCATCAAAAATGAGGCAATGTTCAATGGACCGCGGGCAACGGCAAATTTGATTTCATGGCCACATTGCTGCATCATGGATTGACAGGTTTCCAGCCGCTGGATGGCGAAGGGCAACAAACCATCAGTGTTAACATTAGGTTTTTGCAGTGAAGAAACCTGCGAAATATCAGTAATTATCTTACCGGCATGGGGAAGGTTAAGCTTGTTGAAAACAAGCTTTGAGCCAAAAGCCGAGGGCTCGGTACACATGCCGTATTCCGACCAGAAACCCGGCAAAAACATGACTTCAGGAAAGGTTTCAATCGCCTTTTTGTTGGCTTCAAACCATAAAGTATCCGAACTATAATATTGAAGGCTGGAAATATTGTTCCATCCCGGCAACCAGGGACTGTCAATAATAAATCCTATTGGAGTAACAGAAGGTTTCTCTCCCTTTATTACAGCCAGTAAATCATTCCATTGCTGATGTGTCATTGAATTATGTTTTTGGTTCTTTATCAGATAAAAAAAGTAAATTTACTAAAAGCAGAATATGTTAAAGAAATTCCCTTCAAACAAGTTTTTAATTCTGATTCTGGAAAATCAGATTTTAATATTAAGATTTTAAATAAAATCAAATATAAATGTTTTCTATTTTTGTAAACACTTAAAATTTCATGAGTTTGAACTTGTGAATTTAATTTATTTACGGATAAGATATGAATCCGATTACAACATTTTCTTACAATTTTCAGGATTTAAGCCTGACACGGGAAAATGTAGGAAATGCAATGGGGTACGAAAACGAAAACATTCCGGAACCATTTCCTGCGTTAATTGACGAATCCCTTTCTATGGCTGAAAAGCTGTGTGCCATTGAAGGAGGTTTCAAATATTTCGAGCAGGTAAAATTCGATCAAAACCAGAAAATAGTCAAGATAGATTCCATTCCTTTTTATGTACATAAAATAATATTCAACCAGTTAAGAAAATCAGAAAACGCAGTCCTTTTCCTCTGTACAGCCGGTCCGGGAATAAGCAATTATTCTAAAAGACAAATGGCCGACGGTGATATGATAACAGGTTATATTTTGGATGTAATCGGCTCACTGATTGTAGAATCAGCTATGGATAAGATTCAGCAGGAATTGGAAACTGCACTTTCATGCAAAGGATTGCACATCTCAAATCGCTTCAGCCCAGGATATTGCGGATGGGATGTTGCTGAACAACATAAATTATTTTCCCTTCTCCCGGAAAAATTCTGCGGAGTACAACTTTCAGAAAGCGCCCTGATGTATCCTATAAAAAGTGTCAGCGGAGTTATCGGGATTGGAACTTCGATTAAAAAGCATAATTATGCCTGCGGCCTGTGCGACCAGGATTTTTGTATATACCGTAATCGTAAAAAACAAACAACAATTCATCATTCATAAACCTTAATTTACTATGGAAGAGATACTGGAAAAAATTGCCCACTGTGTCGAATTTGGAAAAATCAACAAAATTTCACCCTATCCTCCGGATATGAAAGGGATGGACGGAGCCGATGAGCTTACGAAACTTGCCCTGGATAGCGGGGTTCCGGTACAGGATATCCTGTCAAAAGC
The sequence above is drawn from the Bacteroidota bacterium genome and encodes:
- a CDS encoding uroporphyrinogen decarboxylase family protein — encoded protein: MTHQQWNDLLAVIKGEKPSVTPIGFIIDSPWLPGWNNISSLQYYSSDTLWFEANKKAIETFPEVMFLPGFWSEYGMCTEPSAFGSKLVFNKLNLPHAGKIITDISQVSSLQKPNVNTDGLLPFAIQRLETCQSMMQQCGHEIKFAVARGPLNIASFLMGTTEFMMAMMMNPEETHQLLKIITEFTIDWLQLQKETFPSIDGIFILDDIVGFVGEPECKEFVVPYLTPIFHAFENKVRFFHNDAQGLVSTPFLQEIGVNLFNFSFEHPVNEIRGLAGPEIALLGNLPPRDVLATGTPEQIATATEQMWNDVQDKSRMIWSCGGGMPQNVPTENIRAFIEVI
- a CDS encoding vitamin B12 dependent-methionine synthase activation domain-containing protein; protein product: MNPITTFSYNFQDLSLTRENVGNAMGYENENIPEPFPALIDESLSMAEKLCAIEGGFKYFEQVKFDQNQKIVKIDSIPFYVHKIIFNQLRKSENAVLFLCTAGPGISNYSKRQMADGDMITGYILDVIGSLIVESAMDKIQQELETALSCKGLHISNRFSPGYCGWDVAEQHKLFSLLPEKFCGVQLSESALMYPIKSVSGVIGIGTSIKKHNYACGLCDQDFCIYRNRKKQTTIHHS